One genomic region from Anopheles bellator chromosome 2, idAnoBellAS_SP24_06.2, whole genome shotgun sequence encodes:
- the LOC131206857 gene encoding small EDRK-rich factor 2 isoform X1 encodes MTRGNQRELARQKNQKKNSDKPKQREDGLSHEQRKQRDADIMRQKQQKKEGPGAGAQAVKS; translated from the exons ATGACGC GTGGCAATCAGCGTGAATTGGCGCGACAGAAGAACCAGAAGAAGAATTCTGATAAACCAAAGCAACGGGAAGACGGGTTGTCTCATGAACAGCGCAAGCAACG TGATGCAGATATAATGCgacaaaagcaacaaaagaaagaaggtCCGGGAGCCGGTGCTCAGGCGGTCAAAAGTTAA
- the LOC131206857 gene encoding small EDRK-rich factor 2 isoform X2: MFRGNQRELARQKNQKKNSDKPKQREDGLSHEQRKQRDADIMRQKQQKKEGPGAGAQAVKS, from the exons ATGTTCC GTGGCAATCAGCGTGAATTGGCGCGACAGAAGAACCAGAAGAAGAATTCTGATAAACCAAAGCAACGGGAAGACGGGTTGTCTCATGAACAGCGCAAGCAACG TGATGCAGATATAATGCgacaaaagcaacaaaagaaagaaggtCCGGGAGCCGGTGCTCAGGCGGTCAAAAGTTAA